One genomic segment of Paenibacillus sp. FSL H8-0332 includes these proteins:
- a CDS encoding choline esterase — translation MNTYEVFPAPVGSYTVGRTQMDLEYTAADHSTRELTAFVFYPSDSSEGKATSAYMFPEVYGMLKDQPLVTGYVTSDFFSIEFKTRCYDDLALSAKEQRYPVLFYVCGGGGSPEWGTVLCTDLASLGYVVVSIGHPNSTMYKRKDGRLFNVSKDFSDAIIAMSEDPEMLALAGTMELRPDDETAVQICRNVLALPVLAKLTELSELQAEDVRFVADVLYKLDAGELDSIFKDRLLVDTGMGIVGHSYGGLTTAMVCRDDDRFTCGIGLDSGAFGLLDSDLKTPFLLLFREPNYNMNAIIGANNSRETYYFSVDRVAHLDYCDIVFTGVNEDLRGERDAMEMRNLVTDYTKTFLDHYLRQKAASVDSLVYDGVDLVRKTNNK, via the coding sequence ATGAACACTTATGAGGTTTTTCCGGCACCTGTTGGCAGCTATACTGTTGGCCGGACTCAGATGGATCTGGAGTACACGGCAGCGGATCATTCCACAAGAGAACTGACGGCGTTCGTGTTCTATCCGTCCGACAGCAGCGAAGGTAAAGCTACATCAGCATACATGTTTCCTGAAGTCTACGGGATGTTAAAGGATCAGCCGCTCGTCACCGGGTATGTTACAAGCGATTTTTTCTCCATAGAGTTCAAGACCCGGTGTTACGACGACCTTGCTCTCTCCGCGAAGGAGCAGCGCTATCCGGTGTTATTCTATGTCTGCGGCGGGGGCGGCTCCCCTGAATGGGGAACAGTGCTCTGTACGGACTTGGCCAGCTTGGGATACGTTGTGGTCAGCATCGGCCATCCGAATAGCACGATGTACAAGCGTAAAGACGGCCGTCTGTTTAATGTATCCAAGGATTTCTCCGATGCCATCATAGCGATGTCTGAAGATCCGGAGATGCTGGCACTGGCTGGTACGATGGAGCTGCGGCCTGACGATGAAACTGCCGTTCAGATATGCCGTAACGTGCTTGCACTCCCGGTACTTGCCAAGTTAACAGAGCTTAGTGAGTTACAGGCAGAAGATGTACGTTTTGTAGCCGATGTTCTGTACAAGCTGGATGCTGGAGAGCTGGATTCTATCTTTAAAGACAGACTGCTTGTTGACACCGGCATGGGCATCGTCGGACATTCTTATGGAGGGCTTACGACGGCGATGGTCTGCCGGGACGACGACCGGTTCACCTGCGGAATTGGCTTGGATAGCGGTGCATTCGGTCTCCTCGATAGCGATCTTAAGACGCCCTTCCTGCTGCTGTTTCGTGAACCCAACTACAATATGAATGCGATCATTGGCGCTAACAATAGCAGGGAAACCTATTATTTCTCTGTTGACCGGGTTGCGCATTTAGATTACTGTGACATCGTGTTTACCGGTGTTAATGAGGATCTCAGAGGCGAACGGGATGCGATGGAGATGCGAAATCTGGTTACAGATTATACGAAGACCTTTTTGGATCATTACCTCCGGCAGAAGGCGGCAAGTGTGGACAGTCTGGTTTACGATGGGGTGGATTTGGTCAGGAAGACCAATAATAAGTGA
- a CDS encoding TetR/AcrR family transcriptional regulator yields the protein MPKNTFFRLDEARRGEISNRAMQLFVDHLYEDISMKMVLDSLSMHPGTFYRYFEDKDDLYCHLIRNVTRKRAAYFNNSTEDSLFRSFLTGLFGNVNGTVTEPLNELEIKLTETFLHIPEDILLKVYLNVLKGESFPLIKDIIRRLRVDGYLRPDIDDDLISFMFESMQFNLVMFYREFGIKDSQMQHKLSKYFADFMGHGLLEDHKYSELVSDIKKAKE from the coding sequence ATGCCAAAAAATACGTTCTTTCGATTGGATGAAGCAAGGCGCGGGGAAATATCGAATAGGGCTATGCAGCTTTTTGTGGATCATCTTTACGAGGATATATCGATGAAGATGGTTCTGGATAGCTTGTCCATGCACCCCGGAACCTTCTACCGTTATTTTGAAGACAAAGATGACCTGTATTGTCACTTAATCCGTAATGTGACCCGGAAAAGAGCTGCGTATTTTAATAACAGTACTGAAGATTCCCTGTTCCGGTCTTTCCTTACCGGCTTATTTGGTAACGTGAATGGCACTGTGACCGAGCCGCTGAATGAGCTGGAGATCAAGCTTACTGAGACTTTTTTACACATTCCCGAGGACATACTGCTGAAAGTATATCTGAATGTGCTAAAGGGCGAGTCCTTCCCCTTGATCAAGGACATTATACGGCGGCTGAGGGTGGACGGATATCTCCGGCCGGATATTGACGACGACCTGATTTCATTTATGTTTGAATCTATGCAGTTTAATTTAGTTATGTTTTATAGGGAATTCGGGATTAAGGATTCTCAGATGCAGCATAAGCTTAGCAAATACTTTGCTGACTTTATGGGTCATGGTCTGCTTGAAGATCATAAATATTCCGAGCTGGTTAGCGATATTAAAAAAGCAAAGGAGTAG
- a CDS encoding biotin--[acetyl-CoA-carboxylase] ligase — MTVKEHILALLDSNKGEYFSGEDIAGRLSVTRSAVWKAIKALQSDGYSIQAVTNKGYSLSPQTDILSAAAVAKYLDARGHKLRLEVFKSVASTNELVKALASGGEAEGKVILSEEQTAGRGRKGRPFFSPAGTGIYMSILLRPRLSAADATLLTTSAAVAVALAIESVSGLSTQIKWVNDVFMNGKKVCGILTEASLSLESEWLDYAVLGIGINVTLPSGGFPAELSEVATSIYEAGNPQGDLRNRLTAEVLNRFMGYYEQLKERLFLPEYRQRMMSLGETVMVVKEHQEQAATAVDIDNDCRLKVRYPNGDEEYLSSGEVRILL; from the coding sequence ATGACAGTCAAAGAACATATCCTGGCCTTACTGGACAGCAATAAGGGTGAATACTTCTCCGGCGAGGACATCGCCGGGCGGTTATCCGTGACGCGCAGCGCAGTGTGGAAGGCCATCAAAGCGCTGCAGAGTGACGGCTATTCCATTCAAGCCGTCACCAATAAGGGATACTCCCTGTCCCCTCAGACGGACATACTGTCCGCCGCAGCGGTCGCTAAATACCTGGATGCCAGGGGGCACAAGCTGCGGCTTGAAGTTTTCAAGAGCGTGGCTTCCACGAATGAGCTGGTGAAGGCGCTGGCTTCCGGCGGAGAAGCGGAAGGCAAAGTCATCCTTTCGGAGGAGCAGACCGCCGGGCGGGGCCGGAAAGGCCGGCCTTTCTTTTCCCCTGCGGGGACGGGCATCTATATGAGCATTCTGCTGCGTCCCCGGCTGTCGGCGGCGGATGCTACGCTTCTGACTACCTCTGCTGCCGTTGCGGTCGCTCTGGCTATCGAGAGTGTGTCCGGCCTCAGCACGCAGATCAAATGGGTCAATGATGTCTTCATGAACGGTAAAAAGGTGTGCGGAATCCTCACCGAGGCTTCCCTATCCCTGGAGAGCGAGTGGCTGGATTATGCCGTGCTCGGGATCGGGATCAATGTGACATTGCCCTCCGGCGGCTTTCCCGCAGAGCTGTCAGAGGTTGCAACCTCTATCTATGAGGCAGGCAATCCGCAAGGGGATTTGCGGAACCGGCTTACAGCCGAAGTGCTGAACCGCTTCATGGGCTACTATGAGCAGCTCAAGGAACGGCTGTTCCTGCCCGAATACCGGCAGCGCATGATGTCCCTGGGCGAGACGGTCATGGTTGTTAAGGAGCATCAAGAGCAAGCGGCAACCGCCGTTGATATCGACAATGACTGCCGCCTGAAGGTCCGGTATCCGAATGGCGATGAAGAATATCTGTCGAGCGGCGAGGTTCGTATTCTGCTCTAA